The following proteins are encoded in a genomic region of Nocardioides renjunii:
- a CDS encoding methyltransferase domain-containing protein: protein MTGSRPQVPVSYCAACDAMVHRPFRPGPDGRPGATCPRCGSLERHRFLSLLLGTLAPRLRDLDLVVEIAPSKQSTRLLERLGARRRISLDAGYDAREVDALASIDRLPLRDGSVDLLVCYHVLEHVPDDGAAMREVARVLSPRGIALLEVPIKVGVATEEDLGCSPEECERRFGQRDHVRWYGDDFDDRLSAAGLSSVRVTPPALLGEAAVRWFRLMPHEVVWIAGPGRGTAAPMVAGASASGLTAALDALLAELAHVQDRFERARARGDRLAATRDALRARLEEVTPRRRHRVITRLQRLTRL from the coding sequence GTGACCGGTTCACGACCGCAGGTCCCGGTGAGCTACTGCGCCGCGTGCGACGCGATGGTGCACCGGCCGTTCCGCCCCGGCCCCGACGGGCGTCCCGGGGCGACGTGCCCGCGGTGCGGCAGCCTGGAGCGGCACCGGTTCCTCTCCCTCCTGCTCGGGACGCTCGCTCCGCGCCTGCGCGACCTCGACCTGGTGGTCGAGATCGCGCCGTCGAAGCAGTCGACGCGCCTGCTCGAGCGGCTGGGGGCGCGGAGGCGGATCAGCCTCGACGCCGGCTACGACGCCCGCGAGGTCGACGCCCTGGCCAGCATCGACCGGCTGCCGCTGCGCGACGGCTCCGTCGACCTGCTCGTCTGCTACCACGTCCTCGAGCACGTGCCCGACGACGGCGCGGCGATGCGCGAGGTCGCCCGCGTGCTGAGTCCTCGGGGGATCGCGCTGCTCGAGGTCCCGATCAAGGTCGGTGTCGCGACGGAGGAGGACCTCGGGTGCTCGCCGGAGGAGTGCGAGCGCCGCTTCGGCCAGCGCGACCACGTGCGCTGGTACGGCGACGACTTCGACGACCGGCTCTCGGCCGCCGGACTCTCGTCGGTCCGGGTGACCCCGCCCGCGCTCCTGGGCGAGGCGGCCGTGCGGTGGTTCAGGCTGATGCCGCACGAGGTCGTCTGGATCGCGGGTCCGGGGCGGGGGACGGCCGCCCCGATGGTGGCCGGTGCGTCCGCGTCGGGGCTGACCGCGGCCCTCGACGCCCTGCTGGCCGAGCTGGCGCACGTGCAGGACAGGTTCGAGCGGGCCCGCGCCCGCGGTGACCGCCTCGCGGCCACGCGCGACGCCCTGCGAGCCCGGCTCGAGGAGGTCACGCCGCGGCGACGGCACCGGGTGATCACCCGGCTGCAGCGCCTCACGCGCCTCTGA
- the ftsY gene encoding signal recognition particle-docking protein FtsY, which translates to MGDWLYLIIGIAVVGVITLAGLLTSGRRRGVQPPAGGTDVIVPPPSDTDVATEAPPEPAVDTTGTLVEEPPAIEKPESTASRLVRLRQRLSRSQGGLGKGLLALLSRDRLDEDTWEAIEDTLLTADVGVAPTQALVERLRTRLRVDGGQALDTRAVLREELIELVGTDMDRRVQVTGTDGRPGVVLVVGVNGAGKTTTVGKIARILVAEDLTVTLGAADTFRAAAVDQLATWGERVGVEVVRGPEGGDPASVAFEAVKHGTENGIDTVLVDTAGRLQNKAGLMDELGKVKRVIEKQAPVTEVLLVLDATTGQNGLIQARVFSEIVDVTGIVLTKLDGSAKGGIVVQVQRELGVPVKLVGLGEGPDDMAPFDPAAFVDALLG; encoded by the coding sequence ATGGGTGACTGGCTCTATCTGATCATCGGCATCGCGGTCGTCGGCGTCATCACGCTCGCCGGGCTGCTGACCTCCGGGCGACGCCGTGGCGTCCAGCCGCCGGCCGGCGGCACGGACGTCATCGTCCCGCCCCCGAGCGACACCGACGTCGCCACCGAGGCGCCACCGGAGCCCGCGGTCGACACCACTGGGACCCTCGTCGAGGAGCCCCCGGCGATCGAGAAGCCGGAGAGCACGGCCTCGCGGCTGGTGCGCCTGCGGCAGCGGCTGTCGCGCTCGCAGGGCGGCCTGGGCAAGGGCCTGCTGGCGCTGCTGAGCCGTGACCGGCTCGACGAGGACACGTGGGAGGCGATCGAGGACACGCTCCTCACCGCCGACGTCGGCGTCGCCCCCACGCAGGCGTTGGTCGAGCGGCTGCGCACCCGGCTGCGGGTGGATGGCGGCCAGGCGCTGGACACCCGGGCGGTGCTGCGCGAGGAGCTGATCGAGCTCGTCGGCACCGACATGGACCGCCGCGTCCAGGTGACCGGCACCGACGGCCGGCCCGGCGTCGTGCTGGTCGTGGGAGTCAACGGCGCCGGCAAGACCACCACGGTCGGCAAGATCGCCCGCATCCTCGTCGCCGAGGACCTCACGGTGACCCTCGGTGCGGCCGACACCTTCCGCGCCGCCGCTGTCGACCAGCTCGCGACCTGGGGCGAGCGTGTGGGCGTCGAGGTGGTGCGCGGCCCCGAGGGCGGCGACCCCGCCAGCGTCGCGTTCGAGGCGGTCAAGCACGGCACGGAGAACGGCATCGACACCGTCCTGGTCGACACCGCCGGCCGCCTGCAGAACAAGGCCGGCCTGATGGACGAGCTCGGCAAGGTCAAGCGCGTGATCGAGAAGCAGGCCCCGGTCACCGAGGTGCTGCTGGTGCTCGACGCCACCACCGGCCAGAACGGCCTGATCCAGGCCCGGGTGTTCAGCGAGATCGTCGACGTCACCGGCATCGTCCTCACCAAGCTCGACGGGTCCGCCAAGGGCGGCATCGTCGTGCAGGTGCAGCGCGAGCTCGGCGTACCCGTCAAGCTCGTCGGCCTCGGCGAGGGTCCCGACGACATGGCCCCCTTCGACCCCGCCGCCTTCGTCGACGCGCTCCTGGGCTGA
- a CDS encoding rhamnan synthesis F family protein gives MSRLAVMAHYDVAGELRPHVRGQVEALAASVDTLLVCTTAQLQDSARAWLSERAVVVERANYGYDFFSYKVGLDAAGDLTAYDEVVVCNDTYVFALDSYAPVFAEMDTRPCDFWGLTGAERVAPHIQSFFIAFRPWVVGSRAFTTFWEEMEPISKRRQVIRRYEVGMSRRLYEAGFISDTYFVETSEDRRIARERMRWWAAHRSHFPRTRAEVREWRERANEPWNPARSLADRVLDNARLPYVKIDTLRYDPYNLDAKRLLELCERRFPERFAGVREFLEETAQYYPLRDTERLLPTPLALEPLFPRVRYSDAR, from the coding sequence GTGTCCAGACTGGCCGTGATGGCGCACTACGACGTCGCCGGGGAGCTGCGACCGCACGTGCGTGGGCAGGTGGAGGCGCTGGCCGCCTCGGTGGACACCCTGCTGGTCTGCACGACCGCGCAGCTGCAGGACTCCGCCCGCGCCTGGCTGTCCGAGCGCGCGGTGGTGGTCGAGCGCGCCAACTACGGCTACGACTTCTTCAGCTACAAGGTCGGCCTCGACGCGGCCGGCGACCTCACGGCGTACGACGAGGTGGTGGTGTGCAACGACACCTACGTCTTCGCCCTCGACTCCTACGCGCCGGTGTTCGCGGAGATGGACACCCGGCCGTGCGACTTCTGGGGGCTCACGGGCGCCGAGCGCGTCGCGCCGCACATCCAGTCGTTCTTCATCGCCTTCCGGCCCTGGGTGGTGGGCTCGCGGGCCTTCACCACCTTCTGGGAGGAGATGGAGCCGATCTCCAAGCGGCGCCAGGTGATCCGCCGCTACGAGGTCGGCATGTCGCGACGGCTCTACGAGGCCGGGTTCATCTCCGACACCTACTTCGTGGAGACCAGCGAGGACCGGCGCATCGCCCGGGAGCGGATGCGGTGGTGGGCGGCGCACCGCTCGCACTTCCCCCGCACCCGCGCCGAGGTCCGCGAGTGGCGCGAGCGCGCCAACGAGCCGTGGAACCCGGCGCGGAGCCTGGCCGACCGGGTCCTCGACAACGCGCGGCTGCCCTACGTCAAGATCGACACCCTGCGCTACGACCCCTACAACCTCGACGCCAAGCGGCTCCTCGAGCTGTGCGAGCGGCGCTTCCCCGAGCGCTTCGCCGGCGTGCGGGAGTTCCTCGAGGAGACCGCGCAGTACTACCCCCTGCGCGACACCGAGCGGCTGCTGCCGACCCCGCTGGCCCTCGAGCCGCTGTTCCCCCGCGTGAGGTACTCCGATGCGCGGTGA
- a CDS encoding P-II family nitrogen regulator produces MKLVTAVIKPHKWEDVREALETFGVAGMTVSEVSGYGRQKGHTEVYRGAEYDIALVPKIRIEIVVDDADSDDVVGIIVKTAQTGRIGDGKVWVSPVETVVRVRTGEQDASAL; encoded by the coding sequence ATGAAGCTCGTGACCGCGGTCATCAAGCCGCACAAGTGGGAGGACGTCCGCGAGGCGCTCGAGACCTTCGGCGTCGCCGGGATGACGGTGTCCGAGGTGAGCGGCTACGGCCGTCAGAAGGGCCACACCGAGGTCTACCGCGGTGCCGAGTACGACATCGCGCTCGTGCCCAAGATCCGCATCGAGATCGTCGTCGACGACGCCGACTCCGACGACGTCGTCGGGATCATCGTCAAGACCGCGCAGACCGGTCGCATCGGCGACGGCAAGGTGTGGGTCAGCCCGGTCGAGACCGTCGTGAGGGTCCGCACCGGCGAGCAGGACGCGTCCGCGCTCTGA
- a CDS encoding glycosyltransferase: MRGERRHQVRLDDATEVLVASGLVDTDYVAAQLGTTFATVQEAARAAVAAGDVSPHPLFEAQWIGRRRSWQRLGQHPVLWYVSERRRRNRISPHPLVDPRIIFAAYPEARHHPYGALSYWLSVSGGGTPLPTRTLPRKVSWATYRAAAIAAAADWRAEVVLERPELVGPTPALPDRLTTSPAVTVVMSAQDAGPLVHQTVASLQAQTLTDWHLVAVDRGSLDDTAAVLQGVAAFDDRVTVVREGRCGHAQALNVALEHSTAEHVAFLPLGREWLPEMLEELLAHAHHSGSSAVLAGVGAVGRSRLELVGGRPVDLATALLRRAAIKDVGGFDETLGASVERDLLLRLTRDQEPLPVDVPVLRRPDPVPHGFGDDWRSAVLERQLVDWDAAAARKTSEDLVSHVLPVGPEPRRTVEWLSSVPRDGSELILVGVRLRRAHHVLAASVAAVIAGARFVSVPATVSMSAALNAGIAQAAGSTVLLVRPEAMPPRQPIAERLAEVVRQPDVATAQPLVVDLDGVVLSAGARFSRGNPHPELFLAGLPTSDAVRIGQSTVAAPAAPLVALRTDTAVALRGVSPRFHSVLAETDLGLRAERAGLGRSVVVPDTVITSRTPYAGDEELIGAMGSLRASVESLPDGVPGAHDDRAPDLLLRAGLEVTDQRNRRVSGDPEDRTAPSVLVPELVVRPVDGIRESPPRLRWAVDIAAPAAQRGDRWGDTYFARSLADALERRGQHVAIDRRDARERDSRDFDDVLLVLRGLDRVTPRPGLLNVEWIISHPDMIAPEEVAGFDLVYAASTTWSARMTREWGTPIQPLLQCTDTRWFHPDRAEPDTGPALLFVGNSRGVYRYAVRSALAIGADLTLHGNDWTEFVERDQIASGGVANEEVGVLYASAGIVLNDHHLDMRRDSFASNRLFDAAACGARILSDRIDGLEETFSGLVLPFDNEHELARLVQPPYDAFPDNETRRRIATRIIAEHSFDKRAETLIDDAVRLLLARR, encoded by the coding sequence ATGCGCGGTGAGCGTCGCCACCAGGTGAGGCTCGACGACGCGACCGAGGTCCTGGTCGCGTCCGGGCTGGTCGACACCGACTACGTCGCCGCCCAGCTCGGCACGACGTTCGCCACGGTGCAGGAGGCGGCGCGTGCCGCCGTGGCCGCCGGTGACGTCTCCCCGCACCCGCTCTTCGAGGCGCAGTGGATCGGCCGGCGGCGCTCGTGGCAGCGCCTGGGCCAGCACCCGGTGCTCTGGTACGTCTCCGAGCGGCGCCGCCGCAACCGGATCTCGCCGCACCCGCTGGTCGACCCGCGGATCATCTTCGCGGCCTACCCCGAGGCCCGGCACCACCCCTACGGCGCGCTGTCCTACTGGCTCTCGGTCTCCGGCGGCGGTACGCCGCTGCCCACCCGCACCCTGCCGCGGAAGGTGTCCTGGGCGACCTACCGCGCCGCCGCGATCGCCGCGGCCGCCGACTGGCGCGCGGAGGTGGTCCTCGAGCGGCCCGAGCTCGTCGGCCCCACCCCCGCCCTGCCGGATCGGCTCACCACCTCCCCCGCCGTGACGGTCGTGATGTCGGCCCAGGACGCCGGCCCCCTGGTCCACCAGACCGTCGCGTCGCTGCAGGCGCAGACCCTCACCGACTGGCACCTCGTCGCGGTCGACCGCGGCTCCCTCGACGACACCGCCGCCGTCCTCCAGGGCGTCGCCGCCTTCGACGACCGGGTCACCGTGGTCCGCGAGGGCCGGTGCGGGCACGCCCAAGCGCTCAACGTCGCCCTCGAGCACAGCACCGCCGAACACGTCGCCTTCCTGCCGCTGGGCCGCGAGTGGCTGCCGGAGATGCTCGAGGAGCTCCTCGCCCACGCGCACCACTCCGGCTCCTCCGCCGTGCTGGCGGGCGTCGGGGCGGTGGGCCGTTCCCGGCTCGAGCTCGTCGGCGGCCGCCCGGTCGACCTGGCCACCGCCCTGCTGAGGCGGGCGGCCATCAAGGACGTCGGCGGCTTCGACGAGACCCTCGGCGCGTCGGTCGAGCGCGACCTGCTGCTGCGGCTCACGCGCGACCAGGAGCCGCTGCCGGTCGACGTACCCGTGCTCCGGCGGCCCGACCCGGTCCCCCACGGCTTCGGCGACGACTGGCGCTCCGCCGTCCTCGAGCGCCAGCTCGTCGACTGGGACGCCGCCGCGGCGCGCAAGACCTCCGAGGACCTCGTCAGCCACGTGCTGCCGGTGGGTCCCGAGCCTCGACGCACCGTCGAGTGGCTCAGCTCGGTGCCCCGCGACGGCTCGGAGCTGATCCTCGTCGGCGTCCGGCTGCGCCGCGCGCACCACGTGCTGGCCGCCAGCGTCGCCGCGGTCATCGCCGGGGCGCGCTTCGTCTCCGTCCCCGCCACCGTGTCGATGTCGGCGGCCCTCAACGCCGGCATCGCGCAGGCCGCCGGCAGCACCGTGCTGCTGGTCCGGCCCGAGGCGATGCCGCCGCGGCAGCCGATCGCCGAGCGCCTCGCCGAGGTGGTGCGCCAGCCGGACGTCGCGACGGCGCAGCCGCTGGTCGTCGACCTCGACGGCGTCGTCCTGAGTGCCGGCGCGCGCTTCAGCCGCGGCAACCCGCACCCGGAGCTGTTCCTGGCCGGCCTGCCCACCAGCGACGCCGTACGCATCGGGCAGAGCACCGTGGCCGCCCCCGCCGCACCCCTGGTGGCGCTGCGCACCGACACCGCCGTGGCGCTGCGCGGGGTCAGCCCGCGATTCCACTCCGTGCTCGCCGAGACCGACCTCGGGCTCCGGGCCGAGCGGGCCGGCCTCGGCCGGTCGGTGGTCGTGCCCGACACGGTCATCACCTCCCGCACCCCCTACGCCGGCGACGAGGAGCTGATCGGGGCGATGGGCTCGCTGCGTGCGTCCGTCGAGTCGCTGCCCGACGGCGTGCCCGGGGCGCACGACGACCGGGCCCCCGACCTGCTGCTCCGCGCCGGGCTCGAGGTGACCGACCAGCGCAACCGCCGGGTCTCGGGCGACCCCGAGGACCGCACGGCCCCCTCCGTGCTGGTGCCCGAGCTGGTCGTACGCCCCGTCGACGGCATCCGCGAGTCCCCGCCCCGCCTGCGGTGGGCTGTCGACATCGCCGCGCCGGCCGCCCAGCGCGGTGACCGGTGGGGCGACACCTACTTCGCCCGCTCGCTGGCCGACGCGCTCGAGCGCCGCGGGCAGCACGTGGCCATCGACCGCCGCGACGCCCGTGAGCGCGACTCACGCGACTTCGACGACGTGCTCCTCGTGCTGCGCGGCCTCGACCGGGTCACGCCGCGTCCGGGGCTCCTCAACGTCGAGTGGATCATCAGCCACCCCGACATGATCGCGCCCGAGGAGGTCGCCGGGTTCGACCTCGTCTACGCCGCGAGCACCACCTGGTCGGCGCGGATGACCAGGGAGTGGGGCACTCCCATCCAGCCGCTGCTGCAGTGCACCGACACCCGGTGGTTCCACCCCGACCGCGCGGAGCCCGACACCGGTCCGGCCCTGCTCTTCGTCGGCAACTCGCGCGGCGTCTACCGCTATGCCGTGCGCAGCGCGCTCGCGATCGGTGCGGACCTCACCCTCCACGGCAACGACTGGACCGAGTTCGTCGAGCGCGACCAGATCGCGTCCGGTGGCGTCGCCAACGAGGAGGTCGGCGTCCTCTACGCCTCGGCCGGCATCGTCCTCAACGACCACCACCTCGACATGCGCCGCGACAGCTTCGCCTCCAACCGGCTCTTCGACGCCGCGGCGTGCGGTGCCCGGATCCTCAGCGACCGCATCGACGGCCTGGAGGAGACCTTCTCCGGGCTGGTGCTCCCCTTCGACAACGAGCACGAGCTCGCCCGGCTCGTGCAGCCGCCCTACGACGCCTTCCCCGACAACGAGACCCGCCGCCGCATCGCGACGCGGATCATCGCCGAGCACAGCTTCGACAAGCGCGCCGAGACGCTGATCGACGACGCCGTACGCCTCCTCCTCGCCCGCCGCTGA
- a CDS encoding ammonium transporter, producing the protein MDGYYAFMLVATAFVLMMTVPALALFYGGMSRSKSVLNMMMMSFIAAAIVGILYVAVGWSMGFGGDGTFFANPFELLWLDGVTTDNYIYVMFQMTFAIITAALISGAVADRLKFSAWLVFLPLWAVIVYFPMAHMVFSCTDDSLICGRIGAQDYAGGTAVHINAGVAALVLVLLLGKRIGWPREQMRPHNLTLTMLGAGMLWLGWYGFNVGSIVFGTTFDEDPDAFLSQFYSETGRTFANTTLATFAAILGWLLIERLLHGKATSLGAASGIVAGLVAITPAAGAVDIGGAVAIGAVAGAVCAWAVGLKYKLGYDDSLDVVGVHLVGGVIGTLLIGVFSTAEGAGGVDGLINGGGFGSLGDQTLGVLVAVVYSGVLTAVIALAIKYTIGLRLDEEDEVNGIDLVAHGESAYDLHSGTSGGSSSVLAASTVPAATTTKTEGASA; encoded by the coding sequence GTGGACGGCTATTACGCCTTCATGCTGGTGGCGACTGCCTTCGTCCTGATGATGACGGTGCCCGCACTGGCCCTGTTCTACGGCGGCATGTCACGGTCGAAGTCCGTGCTCAACATGATGATGATGTCGTTCATCGCGGCCGCCATCGTCGGCATCCTGTACGTCGCCGTCGGGTGGTCGATGGGCTTCGGCGGGGACGGCACCTTCTTCGCCAACCCGTTCGAGCTGCTGTGGCTCGACGGTGTCACCACCGACAACTACATCTACGTCATGTTCCAGATGACGTTCGCGATCATCACCGCCGCGCTGATCAGCGGCGCGGTGGCCGACCGGCTCAAGTTCTCCGCCTGGCTGGTCTTCCTCCCGCTGTGGGCGGTCATCGTCTACTTCCCGATGGCCCACATGGTCTTCAGCTGCACCGACGACTCGCTCATCTGCGGCCGCATCGGTGCCCAGGACTACGCGGGCGGCACGGCCGTCCACATCAACGCCGGCGTCGCGGCCCTCGTGCTGGTCCTCCTGCTCGGCAAGCGCATCGGCTGGCCGCGCGAGCAGATGCGCCCGCACAACCTCACCCTCACCATGCTCGGCGCGGGCATGCTCTGGCTCGGCTGGTACGGCTTCAACGTCGGCTCGATCGTCTTCGGCACCACCTTCGACGAGGACCCCGACGCCTTCCTCTCGCAGTTCTACTCCGAGACCGGCCGCACCTTCGCCAACACCACCCTGGCCACCTTCGCCGCGATCCTCGGCTGGCTGCTCATCGAGCGCCTCCTGCACGGCAAGGCCACCTCGCTCGGTGCGGCCTCCGGCATCGTCGCCGGCCTGGTCGCGATCACCCCCGCCGCGGGTGCCGTCGACATCGGCGGCGCGGTGGCCATCGGCGCCGTGGCCGGCGCGGTCTGCGCCTGGGCCGTCGGCCTGAAGTACAAGCTCGGCTACGACGACTCCCTCGACGTGGTCGGCGTGCACCTCGTCGGTGGCGTCATCGGCACCCTGCTCATCGGTGTCTTCTCCACCGCTGAGGGCGCCGGCGGCGTCGACGGGCTCATCAACGGCGGCGGGTTCGGCTCGCTGGGCGACCAGACCCTCGGTGTCCTGGTGGCCGTCGTCTACTCCGGTGTCCTCACCGCCGTCATCGCCCTGGCCATCAAGTACACGATCGGCCTGCGCCTCGACGAGGAGGACGAGGTCAACGGCATCGACCTCGTCGCCCACGGCGAGTCGGCCTACGACCTGCACAGCGGCACCAGCGGCGGCAGCAGCAGCGTCCTCGCTGCCTCCACCGTCCCGGCCGCGACGACCACCAAGACTGAAGGAGCCAGCGCATGA
- a CDS encoding LysE family translocator codes for MSWAFLATALVIVATPGTGAVFTIAAGLGRGPKAAVVAALACTVGTVPHLVAALTGLAAVLHASGVAFAVLKYLGVAYLLWMAWSTWRHRREPITGTDERPGSTWSVMASGITLNLLNPKLTLFFFAFLPQFVPASTPHATGRMLVLSLVFMALTFLVFAAYGVCAGLLRERVLARPRLVERIQGFFAAAFAALGLRLAFESR; via the coding sequence ATGTCCTGGGCCTTCCTCGCCACCGCGCTGGTCATCGTCGCCACGCCCGGCACCGGCGCCGTCTTCACCATCGCGGCCGGTCTCGGCCGCGGACCGAAGGCCGCGGTCGTCGCGGCGCTGGCCTGCACCGTGGGCACGGTGCCGCACCTCGTCGCGGCGCTCACCGGGCTGGCGGCGGTGCTGCACGCCAGCGGCGTGGCCTTCGCGGTGCTGAAGTACCTCGGCGTGGCCTACCTGCTCTGGATGGCGTGGAGCACCTGGCGGCACCGTCGCGAGCCGATCACCGGCACGGACGAGCGCCCCGGCTCCACCTGGAGCGTCATGGCGTCCGGGATCACCCTCAACCTGCTCAACCCCAAGCTGACGCTGTTCTTCTTCGCGTTCCTGCCCCAGTTCGTCCCGGCGTCCACCCCCCACGCCACCGGCCGGATGCTCGTGCTGAGCCTGGTCTTCATGGCGCTGACGTTCCTCGTCTTCGCGGCCTACGGCGTCTGCGCCGGGCTGCTGCGCGAGCGCGTGCTGGCGCGGCCCCGGCTCGTCGAGCGCATCCAGGGCTTCTTCGCCGCCGCCTTCGCCGCCCTCGGCCTCCGGCTGGCCTTCGAGTCGCGCTGA
- a CDS encoding acyl-CoA thioesterase: MPPELPTRADYVAWRTATTRWRDDDAYGHLNNATYYELFDTAVNAHLYEATGVDVRALPQIGVVAETGCRYFREIGFPEPVEMGLVVDKVGTSSVVYRIGLFQGSSDEAAAEGRFVHVYVDNSRGAGDRPVVPMPDVVRAAVVPLLREA, translated from the coding sequence ATGCCCCCTGAGCTGCCGACCCGGGCCGACTACGTCGCCTGGCGCACCGCCACCACCCGCTGGCGCGACGACGACGCCTACGGACACCTCAACAACGCCACCTACTACGAGCTGTTCGACACCGCGGTCAACGCCCACCTCTACGAGGCGACCGGCGTCGACGTCCGTGCCCTGCCCCAGATCGGGGTGGTCGCCGAGACCGGGTGCCGCTACTTCCGCGAGATCGGCTTCCCGGAGCCCGTCGAGATGGGCCTGGTCGTGGACAAGGTCGGCACCAGCTCGGTCGTCTACCGGATCGGGTTGTTCCAGGGGTCGTCCGACGAGGCGGCGGCGGAGGGGCGCTTCGTCCACGTCTACGTCGACAACTCCCGCGGCGCCGGGGACCGGCCGGTGGTCCCGATGCCCGACGTCGTCCGCGCGGCCGTCGTACCGCTGCTGCGGGAGGCGTGA